The following are from one region of the Hemitrygon akajei chromosome 6, sHemAka1.3, whole genome shotgun sequence genome:
- the mblac1 gene encoding metallo-beta-lactamase domain-containing protein 1 codes for MRRASDVESEPPGLSAIPGSPYSIFVIKEGYAYTDEEGHMRADGSVTLVKGPQVVLVDTGNPWDGELILRKLQSHGLAAGDITFVVCTHGHSDHVGNLGLFLEATFIVSYDICRRQDTYLDHDFRSGQPYRIDEWLEVIPTPGHSGSDVSLIVHGTQWGTVVVAGDLFEREDDEQDWRELSENPELQARHRDRVRALADVIIPGHGPPFRVTKECIPPADVGSSGPGGTAKAV; via the coding sequence ATGAGGAGAGCATCGGATGTGGAGTCAGAGCCTCCCGGCTTGTCGGCCATTCCGGGGAGTCCGTATTCCATCTTTGTGATTAAGGAGGGGTACGCTTACACGGATGAGGAGGGCCACATGAGGGCGGACGGGTCGGTCACCCTGGTGAAGGGGCCGCAGGTGGTGCTGGTGGACACGGGGAACCCATGGGACGGTGAACTGATTCTGCGGAAGCTGCAGTCGCACGGGCTGGCAGCCGGGGACATCACTTTCGTGGTCTGCACCCATGGCCACTCGGACCACGTTGGGAACCTGGGCCTCTTCCTGGAGGCCACCTTCATCGTCTCCTATGACATCTGCCGGCGGCAGGACACCTACCTGGACCACGACTTCCGCTCTGGACAGCCCTACCGAATTGACGAGTGGCTGGAGGTGATCCCGACACCGGGTCACAGCGGCAGCGACGTCAGCCTCATCGTGCATGGCACCCAGTGGGGGACTGTAGTGGTGGCAGGGGACCTGTTTGAGAGGGAGGACGATGAGCAGGACTGGCGGGAGCTGAGTGAGAACCCCGAACTACAAGCGAGGCACAGGGACCGGGTGCGAGCCCTGGCTGATGTTATCATTCCCGGTCATGGACCACCCTTCAGGGTAACAAAAGAATGTATCCCACCTGCTGACGTAGGTAGCAGTGGACCAGGAGGGACGGCTAAAGCAGTCTGA